The following are from one region of the Falco biarmicus isolate bFalBia1 chromosome 1, bFalBia1.pri, whole genome shotgun sequence genome:
- the SNAP29 gene encoding synaptosomal-associated protein 29, producing MSAVPRSYNPFAEEDDEEEEEVAARGSGERQRYLQQEVLRRSAATADSTARSLSLLYESERIGVAASEELVRQGEALKRTEQMVDKMDQDLKTSQRHINSIKSVWGGLVNYFKAKPPESRPEQNGTPEYYANSRLKEAMMSSKEQESKYQESHPNLRKLDNSDNNFSKADLVSSVQGDSYPKNQHLRAYHQKIDSNLDEMSSGLSRLKNLALGLQTEIDEQDDMLDRLTKKVETLDVNIKSTDKKVRQL from the exons ATGTCGGCCGTCCCGAGGAGCTACAACCCGTTCGCCGAGGAGGAcgatgaggaggaggaggaggtggcggCGCGGGGCAGCGGAGAGCGGCAGCGGtacctgcagcaggaggtgctgcGCCGCTCCGCCGCCACCGCCGACAGCACCGCCCGCTCCCTCTCGCTCCTCTACGAGTCGGAGCGGATCGGCGTGGCCGCCTCCGAG GAGCTCGTACGTCAAGGAGAGGCACTGAAGCGCACGGAACAGATGGTAGATAAAATGGACCAGGACTTGAAGACTAGTCAAAGGCACATAAATAGCATTAAAAGTGTTTGGGGGGGCTTGGTAAATTACTTCAAAGCCAAACCTCCAGAGAGCAGACCAGAGCAGAATGGAACCCCTGAATATTATGCTAACAGTAg ATTGAAAGAAGCAATGATGTCTAGTAAAGAACAAGAGTCAAAATACCAGGAAAGTCATCCAAATTTAAGGAAGCTAGATAATTCAG ACAACAATTTCAGCAAAGCAGATTTAGTTTCTTCAGTGCAAGGGGATTCCTATCCGAAGAACCAACACCTGCGAGCTTACCACCAGAAAATTGATAGCAACTTGG ATGAGATGTCTTCTGGATTGAGTCGTCTGAAAAACCTAGCTCTTGGTCTGCAGACAGAAATAGATGAGCAAGATGATATGCTGGATCGGCTAACAAAAAAAGTGGAGACACTGGACGTCAATATTAAAAGTACTGATAAAAAAGTCCGACAACTTTAA